In one Magallana gigas chromosome 9, xbMagGiga1.1, whole genome shotgun sequence genomic region, the following are encoded:
- the LOC105324717 gene encoding toll-like receptor 2, translated as MSTMKHRKQFVCQLLVWRVSVILSQNCTISPYVDECGNAGLLWNCSGSGFNRLPTAFPPELKNQNVALDLSYNRFSSVTEDTFDQIASYSNVTSVILHHNDITEIGNLAFHDLSNLCSLDLSSSNLEKDKIDTDAFSAISKLTILRIDQNNFHYQGYPDISMSKLHSLQVLKIDVFRNFSFTKLFEELKSLSKLEFNCIGSFSLTNSSFYGLRLSPIYSIDMSFFGHVNRDVTEDLFCSFPYITDDVILNFGGKCNLSIVLRSLKCLQHREINNISITHTRDVSRSELIIFDDWSTEYLINICVSNLTLHHNGIYGIKRNIYNTKLWNCLEYFDLSYNRIVFIDSTSDISLLTFPRIRGFNQCCNDRRGELMYSPYNASQQKYRSITITLPNTLEVLDLSENYVHNAIKRGPFVKVKAKNLLKFYLQNTNAPLVSWILEIPSLETLDLSENSFENINSEIFQGVRNLRQLYAVNVRLNFQNNLISEGLFKNLKCLTKLDISKNSLTSLPRCLFRDQKKSLKEIYLDNNMLSVLPNSLMDLEGLCILSARYNLISKFSENDQNLFNAMKNLSIYLEGNPISCECFNIQSLKWMKDRQHMFPDRFNVLCIESKNPIVELFEDQTWRKFELDCQSKEWLTFSAVLLVLTMLTFAITVAIKKYRVHLEYVILRLKNKWKGIPLRKPDNNFLYDVYVSYSDLDYLWVTKTLYPILESLNVKPCLDEDIYGGRTILEGIVNRINECRKVLFVVSESFLDIGQSSIEVRTAITHAVHNQFQGYIVVLIKDGFPLERLPDELKNIWWCIEYFGWSEEEQNEVILKKLTDIFKPE; from the exons ATGAGCACTATGAAGCATAGGAAACAATTTGTCTGTCAACTTTTGGTTT GGAGAGTTTCTGTCATTCTCTCACAAAACTGTACAATTTCACCATACGTTGATGAATGCGGAAACGCAGGACTACTTTGGAACTGTAGTGGATCAGGTTTTAACAGATTGCCAACAGCGTTTCCTCCGGAGCTAAAGAATCAGAATGTTGCTTTGGATCTCTCCTACAATCGATTTTCTTCTGTGACAGAGGATACATTTGACCAGATAGCTTCCTATTCCAACGTGACTTCAGTAATTCTCCATCACAATGATATTACTGAGATTGGAAATCTGGCATTTCATGATTTGTCAAATTTATGCAGCTTAGACCTTTCTAGCTCTAATcttgaaaaagataaaattgataCCGATGCGTTCTCTGCTATTTCTAAACTCACAATTCTGCGAATAGATCAGAATAATTTTCATTACCAAGGTTACCCAGATATCTCAATGTCCAAGCTTCATTCATTGCAAGTTTTGAAAATTGAcgtttttagaaatttttcGTTCACAAAACTATTTGAAGAACTTAAAAGTTTATCAAAACTTGAATTTAATTGTATCGGCAGTTTTAGCTTGACCAATAGTTCGTTTTACGGACTCAGACTTTCCCCAATCTATAGCATTGATATGAGTTTCTTTGGTCATGTGAACCGTGACGTCACTGAAGATCTATTTTGCTCATTTCCTTACATTActgatgacgtcattttaaattttggcGGAAAATGCAACCTTTCTATTGTCCTTCGATCCCTAAAATGCTTACAGCATcgtgaaataaataatatttccaTAACACATACCAGAGATGTTAGCCGAAGTGAACTGATTATCTTCGATGATTGGTCAACAGAGTATCTCATAAACATATGCGTTAGTAATCTCACGTTACATCATAATGGCATTTATGGTATTAAGAGAAATATATACAATACCAAGTTATGGAATTGTTTAGAATACTTTGATTTAAGTTACAATAGAATAGTTTTTATAGATTCTACATCGGATATTTCTCTCTTAACTTTTCCAAGGATTCGAGGATTCAACCAGTGTTGTAATGACCGTCGAGGAGAATTAATGTACAGTCCTTACAATGCATCACAACAGAAATATCGTTCTATTACTATAACTTTACCAAATACACTAGAAGTGCTTGACCTTTCTGAAAATTATGTTCACAATGCAATAAAAAGGGGACCGTTTGTTAAAGTAAAAGCCAAAAacttgttaaaattttatttacagaaCACCAATGCCCCCCTCGTGTCTTGGATTTTAGAAATTCCGTCCTTAGAAACACTCGATTTATCTgaaaatagttttgaaaatatcaattcTGAAATATTTCAAGGCGTAAGGAATCTTCGACAATTGTATGCGGTAAACGTTCgccttaattttcaaaacaatttgatttccgaaggtttgtttaaaaatctgaaatgcCTAACAAAACTTGATATTTCGAAGAACAGTTTGACTTCTTTACCGAGGTGTCTATTTAGAGACCAAAAGAAATCTTTAAAGGAAATCTATCTTGACAACAACATGCTTTCTGTCCTACCAAATTCTCTAATGGATTTAGAAGGGTTATGCATACTCTCTGCCCGGTACAACTTGATTTCAAAATTCTCCGAGAATGATCAAAACCTATTTAATGCAatgaaaaatttatcaatttatctaGAAGGAAATCCGATTTCTTGCGAATGCTTTAACATTCAGTCTTTGAAATGGATGAAAGATCGTCAGCACATGTTTCCTGATCGTTTCAACGTTCTCTGTATAGAGAGTAAAAATCCTATTGTTGAATTATTTGAAGACCAAACATGGCGAAAATTCGAACTAGATTGTCAGTCAAAGGAATGGCTTACATTTTCTGCTGTATTGCTAGTTTTGACAATGTTAACATTTGCCATCACTGTTGCCATTAAAAAATACCGTGTCCATTTAGAATACGTAATTCTAAGGCTAAAAAACAAATGGAAAGGTATACCTTTACGCAAACCTGACAACAATTTTCTGTATGATGTTTATGTATCATATAGTGACCTGGACTATTTGTGGGTCACAAAAACACTTTACCCAATATTAGAAAGTTTGAACGTAAAACCATGCCTGGATGAAGATATTTATGGAGGCCGTACTATATTAGAAGGGATTGTAAATCGTATCAACGAGTGCAGGAAAGTATTGTTTGTCGTAAGTGAGAGTTTTTTGGACATTGGACAATCTTCCATTGAGGTTCGAACAGCAATTACCCATGCTGTTCACAACCAATTTCAAGGATACATTGTTGTTTTGATAAAAGATGGATTTCCTCTTGAAAGGCTTCCAGACGAACTGAAAAACATATGGTGGTGCATTGAATATTTCGGATGGTCAGAGGAGGAACAAAACGAAGTTATACTTAAGAAACTGACCGATATATTCAAACCTGAGTGA
- the LOC105324718 gene encoding uncharacterized protein gives MSKEKAPPSFAKRKEVSTSDIDDVTPERTFSLMSYNVLADCHIQPTTYPYRDPAHLHIDTRHKSLLEELRYSNCDVICLQEVGPRYYQDTLNPEMQKLGYDGVYSKRTFDKNDEGCATFYNTSKFTLKDNVAYRLGEIAFKLLSDDQEETNHFSRYIDRCDVALLSLLEHVTSGRTVVVCNTHLVWESAHISDVRCIQAFCCLVAIREFQRKHTGSNITILCGDFNTEPCEAAYELIVSGNIVDENKKKIQAENHIKMATLQKLLNGLEGDDLIFKSAYKTILGDEPRITNLDADFCCCLDYIFYKGPPDSSQRHGFGVISVLDFLSEEEMRLNLPPSEVFPSDHLPLIATFSI, from the exons ATGAGCAAGGAGAAGGCGCCACCAAGCTTTGCAAAAAGGAAAGAAGTGAGCACGTCagatattgatgacgtcacaccaGAGCGGACGTTCTCATTGATGAGCTACAATGTTTTGGCTGACTGCCATATACAGCCAACGACGTACCCCTATAGAGACCCCGCCCATCTACACATCGATACTCGCCATAAAAGTCTTCTAGAAGAACTTCGGTATTCCAATTGTGACGTAATATGTTTACAGGAAGTAGGACCCAGATACTACCAAGATACACTAAATCCGGAAATGCAAAA ATTGGGGTATGATGGAGTCTATTCCAAAAGAACATTTGACAAGAATGACGAAGGATGTGCCACATTTTACAACACGTCTAAGTTTACTCTTAAGGATAATGTTGCTTACAGACTCGGAGAAATTGCGTTTAAG CTTTTATCGGACGACCAAGAGGAAACAAACCACTTCTCTCGTTATATCGACCGATGTGATGTCGCCTTACTCAGTTTGCTTGAACATGTGACTTCCGGTAGAACCGTTGTCGTCTGCAACACGCACCTCGTGTGGGAAAGTGCTCACATTTCGGATGTGCGCTGTATTCAG GCATTTTGTTGCTTGGTAGCCATACGAGAATTTCAACGAAAACACACAGGCAGTAACATAACAATTCTGTGTGGAGATTTCAACACAGAACCATGTGAGGCAGCATACGAACTCATTGTGAGCGGTAACATTGTGGACGAAAACAAGAAGAAAATTCAAGCAGAAAACCATATCAAG ATGGCCACCCTCCAGAAACTTTTAAATGGATTGGAAggcgatgatctaattttcaaGAGTGCATATAAGACAATATTG GGAGATGAACCTAGGATAACCAATCTGGACGCAGATTTCTGTTGTTGTTTGGACTACATATTTTATAAGGGTCCACCGGATAGCTCTCAGAGACACGGTTTCGGCGTCATTTCAGTTTTGGACTTTCTTTCAGAAGAAGAAATGAGATTAAATTTGCCACCGAGCGAAGTCTTTCCTTCCGACCATTTGCCATTAATAGCTACGTTTtcaatatga